Proteins encoded within one genomic window of Bacteroidota bacterium:
- a CDS encoding T9SS type A sorting domain-containing protein: MNRTYMKTRSQFKFMVTGLFVFAGCAETSTVEVRNNQYAIDNILKAREAVCPISITQAEGTSGNTAFVETRQATVEDTVITASAKPYKAHKKSALRSDLDSITKMLEALIDKSAAHKAVKQTDSMAVKVMKKTIVADTFLRAEAGKVVSFEAGCENGYPLLSWSATPGMMIKSYTVERSTDLKNWATAATLDGQCSGNRLTKFAVTDEYYSESRVYYRLKQSDKNGNITVLPCVEASCQESMKLDVGYFPNPCRDNLLVSIKNAIAKTATIHMFDRNNKMVLVKAVSEEDVQRGGTVLNIFSLKPGTYTLEFISGRSIKSMTVVKTG; encoded by the coding sequence ATGAACAGGACATACATGAAAACGCGGTCACAGTTTAAGTTCATGGTCACCGGTCTGTTTGTATTCGCAGGATGTGCCGAGACTTCCACTGTTGAGGTTCGTAATAATCAATATGCCATTGACAACATTTTAAAAGCCCGGGAAGCGGTCTGCCCGATCAGTATCACCCAGGCCGAAGGCACATCGGGCAATACCGCATTTGTAGAGACCCGGCAGGCAACAGTTGAAGATACGGTGATTACAGCTTCTGCAAAGCCATACAAAGCTCATAAAAAGTCGGCGCTTCGCTCTGACCTTGATTCCATTACAAAGATGCTGGAAGCGCTGATAGACAAAAGCGCTGCGCACAAAGCGGTTAAACAAACAGACAGCATGGCCGTTAAGGTAATGAAGAAGACAATTGTTGCCGATACCTTCCTTAGGGCTGAAGCCGGTAAAGTTGTTTCATTTGAAGCCGGTTGCGAAAACGGATACCCCTTGTTGAGCTGGTCGGCCACACCCGGAATGATGATTAAATCATATACGGTTGAGCGCAGCACAGATTTGAAAAACTGGGCTACTGCCGCCACCCTCGACGGGCAATGCAGCGGAAACCGCCTTACGAAATTCGCCGTTACAGATGAGTACTATTCGGAATCAAGGGTTTATTACCGCCTCAAGCAATCGGATAAAAACGGAAATATCACTGTTTTACCCTGTGTTGAAGCAAGCTGTCAGGAAAGCATGAAACTGGATGTCGGCTATTTCCCGAATCCCTGCCGCGACAATTTATTGGTATCCATTAAAAATGCAATTGCCAAAACTGCCACCATTCATATGTTTGACCGAAATAATAAAATGGTACTCGTAAAAGCTGTTTCAGAAGAAGATGTGCAGCGCGGTGGCACTGTACTGAATATCTTCAGTCTGAAACCGGGAACCTATACGCTGGAGTTTATCTCCGGCAGGTCAATAAAATCAATGACTGTGGTGAAAACAGGCTGA